The following is a genomic window from Brucella pseudogrignonensis.
GTCCTGCACTACGTTCTTCGATCTCACGGTGCCACCCGATAGGCAGAGCTAATATATAAGCTGCTGCCAAGGTAATAATGTGCGGCCAAACATTGAAATTGTCAGCACTTAAAGCTTGATGAAGGGCTGATTGAAACTGCTCCATTGTACCGCTCCCATTATTGATGCAGCGATAACGTAGTCAGTTTATTTCAGTTCCTAACAGAACGGCCTATGCGATGTCGTTCGAGGAGGCGGCTTGTAAGGCGCCCGCTGCCAAATCCGCTGCATAGCAGATGAGCAAGAATACGAGCGGTTCTCGGGACGCGTCTTATTTGTCATTAATGCGGAAGTATCGCATTAATTTGGGTAATCATATCATTTAGCTGGATGCGTAATTCAGCATCTTCTTCTTCTCGTTCATGGTCAGATTGTCCGGAACGCGCATGGAGTTTAGCCTTGATTTCTTCGATCTTGGCTTTGATGTGTTCAATTTCATCTTTGATGATATGCGACATTGTGTTTGCCTAAATTAGAGTGGAGATGATTAGATGTTATTAGCTCTGCGACGTTTTTTTGTTTATTATTTATTAATTATAATAAAACGCTACTCTGTTAAAAGTCCCTATTGAGTTAGGTGTGTCTTATTTACTACAGACTTTTGAACAGGATGCCTTATTTTAATTTCTAGAGTTTTTTAAAGGGCTTGGAGAGATTTAGATGAAAATCAAAGCGATCTTGTTTGCTTCGGCAGCTATTTTTGCAGGCATCTCGGCAGCAAACGCAGCTGACGCCATTGTTTATGAAGAGCCAGCTCCAGTAGTTGCTGCGCCATCGTTCACATGGAACGGTGCATATCTTGGTGGCCAGATTGGCTACGGCTGGGGCAAGTCAACGTTTAGCGATGCCGATGGAGAAGGCGGTCGCCTCAAGCCAGATGGCTTCCTCGGTGGTCTATATGCAGGTTACAACTTTGACCTCGGCAACAGCGTTGTACTTGGTATTGACGGTGACGTAACCTACAATAACCTCAAGAAGCGTTTCTCAGAAACAGATATTGACGGTGATTTCGCTAGCTTAGAAAGCAAATTGCGTTGGTCGGGTGCTGTACGTGCAC
Proteins encoded in this region:
- a CDS encoding porin family protein, which codes for MKIKAILFASAAIFAGISAANAADAIVYEEPAPVVAAPSFTWNGAYLGGQIGYGWGKSTFSDADGEGGRLKPDGFLGGLYAGYNFDLGNSVVLGIDGDVTYNNLKKRFSETDIDGDFASLESKLRWSGAVRARAGYAVDRFLPYIAGGVAFGQVKNSATSIVDGFEDNFSSSKTHTGWTAGAGVDYAATDNVILRLEYRYTDYGHKNFDVDGVDTRNKFKTNEVRLGVAYKF